A portion of the Luxibacter massiliensis genome contains these proteins:
- a CDS encoding ROK family protein, producing the protein MGSESIMNSRKYYQRNKMLSVIRFQQNVSRYDVKKETAYSMTTVLHTIDEMLNEGLIYEEKCDEARVGRKPVWLRINPEGGYFIGIEFNRRSMHCVILDFAGRVIHSAESPISEKHIDADEVLSLMRQNINQALEMLAGQKGKVVGIGLGVPGYSNKKNGLAISYGHLKGWDNIPLKKMIQDEFGLPCYMENNVNSMIYAYKCLVYHGKCEDMLFVSVRTGARVMPIINNMPVSSVNGFPGELGHVKVGGGSRICSCGRYGCLNTEVSDNAIVSKIRDGIRVQRFLEILDMVNGDLDAITIETFVDSVLAGHEESLGLMRQIAGFIGETLSMLVNIFAPRKIVFYGELARIGEPFLDILRKCVEENAIAENYKGLKIMASEFGRDLGAIGAAALVMQEEFDFVEETI; encoded by the coding sequence ATGGGCAGCGAATCTATAATGAATAGCCGGAAGTATTATCAGAGAAACAAAATGTTAAGTGTCATCCGGTTTCAGCAGAATGTTTCAAGGTATGATGTAAAAAAAGAAACTGCATATAGTATGACAACAGTACTGCATACTATAGATGAAATGCTGAATGAGGGACTGATTTACGAAGAGAAGTGCGATGAGGCCAGAGTAGGCCGTAAGCCTGTATGGCTCAGGATTAATCCTGAAGGCGGGTATTTTATAGGCATTGAGTTTAACAGGCGTTCCATGCACTGTGTAATTCTGGATTTTGCAGGGCGCGTCATACATTCGGCAGAGAGTCCCATTTCCGAAAAACATATTGACGCAGACGAGGTGCTGAGTCTGATGCGCCAGAATATCAACCAAGCTTTGGAGATGCTCGCAGGACAGAAGGGGAAGGTTGTAGGCATCGGCTTGGGAGTTCCGGGATACAGCAATAAAAAAAATGGCTTGGCTATTTCCTATGGACATCTGAAAGGGTGGGACAATATCCCCCTAAAGAAGATGATACAGGATGAGTTTGGCCTGCCCTGCTACATGGAAAATAATGTAAATTCTATGATTTATGCGTATAAATGCCTTGTATACCATGGGAAATGCGAGGATATGCTGTTTGTATCTGTGCGTACAGGGGCAAGGGTCATGCCTATTATTAATAATATGCCTGTGAGCAGTGTCAATGGGTTTCCCGGCGAGCTGGGCCATGTGAAAGTAGGCGGGGGAAGCCGGATTTGCTCCTGCGGCAGGTATGGATGCCTGAATACCGAGGTGTCTGATAATGCGATTGTAAGTAAAATTAGGGATGGCATCAGGGTACAGAGGTTTCTGGAGATTTTAGATATGGTAAATGGAGACCTGGACGCCATCACAATCGAAACATTTGTGGATTCTGTCCTGGCCGGCCACGAGGAATCATTAGGGTTAATGAGGCAGATAGCAGGGTTTATCGGGGAAACTCTGAGTATGCTGGTTAATATATTCGCGCCCCGGAAGATTGTATTTTATGGGGAGCTGGCAAGGATAGGGGAACCATTTCTGGACATTTTGAGAAAATGTGTGGAGGAGAATGCAATTGCAGAAAACTACAAAGGACTTAAGATCATGGCCTCGGAGTTTGGCAGAGATCTGGGCGCAATTGGTGCAGCAGCACTTGTTATGCAGGAAGAGTTTGACTTTGTAGAAGAAACCATTTAG
- a CDS encoding carbohydrate ABC transporter permease: MTFKEKRKMFIWILVLIIVALIFMVPLIFMVSMSLRTQDTIGLPQLFISEITFKNYENVLKQNPELWRNFMGSVIVTVTSVVLVTVCACMAVFGFSRKNVHGKVLLYNILLCTLMVPIAGLVVPITQLNSRLGWINNYMGLIFPYTALGIPFAITILQGFMVGIPAELEEAATIDGCGMVRLFLQIVCPLLKPGIVVIVIWQFLTSWNEFFLAMCTLTKDTIKTLPLVAQQYNGAYFSQPGTLFAALTLITIPMLVFYILVQKQFVKGLTAGAVKG, translated from the coding sequence ATGACATTTAAAGAAAAAAGAAAAATGTTTATCTGGATTCTTGTGCTAATCATTGTTGCGCTGATTTTTATGGTTCCTCTGATTTTCATGGTAAGCATGTCACTGCGTACACAGGATACCATCGGCCTGCCCCAGCTTTTTATCTCAGAGATAACATTTAAAAATTATGAAAATGTGCTGAAGCAGAATCCCGAACTTTGGAGAAACTTTATGGGAAGCGTCATTGTAACAGTTACCTCTGTTGTGTTGGTTACAGTCTGCGCCTGTATGGCGGTATTTGGCTTTTCAAGAAAAAATGTACATGGAAAAGTTTTGCTCTATAATATTCTTTTATGTACGTTGATGGTACCTATTGCCGGCCTGGTTGTGCCTATCACTCAGCTCAACAGCAGGCTGGGGTGGATCAACAATTATATGGGACTGATTTTCCCCTATACAGCTCTTGGGATTCCTTTTGCAATCACAATTCTGCAGGGATTTATGGTCGGTATTCCGGCAGAGCTTGAGGAGGCGGCCACAATTGACGGCTGCGGCATGGTCAGGCTATTTCTTCAGATCGTATGTCCTTTACTCAAACCGGGTATTGTGGTAATTGTCATATGGCAGTTCCTGACATCATGGAATGAATTTTTCCTTGCAATGTGTACACTGACCAAAGATACTATTAAAACGCTGCCACTTGTTGCACAGCAATATAATGGGGCATATTTCAGCCAGCCAGGCACATTGTTTGCTGCCTTGACGCTGATTACAATTCCGATGCTGGTATTTTATATACTTGTCCAGAAACAGTTTGTCAAAGGCCTGACAGCAGGCGCGGTTAAGGGTTAA